In one window of Kosmotoga pacifica DNA:
- the trmFO gene encoding methylenetetrahydrofolate--tRNA-(uracil(54)-C(5))-methyltransferase (FADH(2)-oxidizing) TrmFO, producing MRINIVGGGLAGSEAALSLASRGFKVSLYEMRPQRTTEIHRTGDFAELVCSNSLKSEDLSNASGVLKAEATLLGSILIEIAKKYRVPAGKALAVDRIKFSAEITRLIKENPNINVIRQEVKSIELNDEDTIWIVATGPLSSPDFESWLLSVFDEDLFFFDAVAPIVAADSIDMTLAFEADRYGKGSGDYINCPLKREEYEVFHDALVNAERAPIENFSDRLLFERCQPVEEIARSGIDALRFGPMKPVGLIDPRTGEQPYAVVQLRKENVEGTLYNLVGFQTRLKWNEQRRVFRMIPALHSAEFVRYGVMHRNTYLNSPKLLNPDLRSREFSNLFFCGQITGLEGYVEAITSGRFVALNVEHFLKTGQTFVLPKATMLGALIDHITISGKVPLNPVYANFGLLPSVRARGKREKKLLKAKRAIETMKSFLEREGIL from the coding sequence ATGAGAATAAACATAGTAGGCGGTGGGCTCGCGGGATCTGAAGCAGCCCTTAGCTTGGCTAGTAGGGGCTTCAAAGTCAGCTTATATGAAATGAGGCCACAAAGAACAACCGAGATTCATAGGACCGGGGATTTTGCAGAGCTTGTGTGTAGTAATTCCCTGAAATCAGAAGACCTGTCAAATGCCTCCGGGGTGTTGAAGGCAGAGGCCACTCTCTTGGGTTCCATATTAATCGAGATTGCGAAAAAATACAGGGTTCCCGCGGGAAAGGCACTGGCGGTCGACAGGATAAAATTCTCAGCTGAAATCACGAGACTCATTAAGGAAAACCCAAACATAAACGTCATAAGACAAGAGGTTAAGAGTATAGAGCTGAACGACGAAGATACTATCTGGATCGTGGCAACTGGGCCACTTTCTTCTCCTGATTTTGAAAGCTGGCTTTTGAGTGTTTTCGATGAGGACCTATTCTTCTTCGATGCGGTGGCCCCTATCGTTGCCGCTGATTCCATAGACATGACCCTCGCCTTCGAAGCCGATAGGTACGGCAAGGGATCCGGAGATTACATCAATTGCCCGCTGAAAAGAGAAGAATATGAAGTCTTTCACGATGCTCTAGTAAACGCAGAAAGGGCTCCAATAGAGAATTTCTCCGATAGACTCCTCTTTGAGCGCTGTCAACCTGTTGAAGAAATAGCCAGGTCTGGTATCGACGCCCTGAGATTCGGACCGATGAAACCCGTTGGGCTGATCGACCCCCGGACAGGGGAGCAACCTTACGCTGTTGTCCAGTTGCGTAAAGAAAACGTTGAAGGGACGCTCTACAATCTTGTTGGCTTTCAAACGAGGTTGAAATGGAATGAACAGCGACGTGTGTTCCGGATGATTCCGGCTCTGCATTCCGCCGAGTTCGTCCGATACGGCGTGATGCACAGAAACACCTACCTCAACTCTCCAAAACTCTTGAATCCGGATCTGAGGTCCAGGGAGTTCAGTAACCTCTTTTTCTGTGGCCAGATTACCGGACTCGAAGGGTATGTAGAAGCGATCACCAGCGGACGTTTTGTCGCCCTCAATGTTGAGCATTTTTTAAAGACTGGTCAAACGTTCGTGCTACCGAAAGCGACAATGCTCGGTGCACTCATCGATCATATAACCATCTCTGGAAAAGTACCGTTGAACCCTGTATACGCCAACTTTGGACTCCTGCCCTCCGTTCGTGCAAGGGGGAAACGTGAGAAGAAACTCTTGAAAGCAAAACGTGCCATAGAAACAATGAAGTCATTCCTTGAGAGAGAAGGGATATTATGA
- a CDS encoding MFS transporter: MNIDKVIEKYVPVRKQSLLLFFTSLEWMIVAAGVMILSLTLPGILSELPGAMQVKGTIASSVFIGMLIGAFSSGLLSDFFGRKWANLSYLILAGFFTYFTGMSKTPETFILFRLFSGIGYGGLLPVVNAYLTEFTAIRIRGRFLTLLESSWAIGSILMGLFTVLSLDTLGWRWSYYGLSLISIPLLIVVLVLPESPKIAYLKKGKKGLEKVLGVNIEEEVEVTKHVKMPIISLFNRDYFSQTIMVWILWFSVSFVYYGLFIWAPKIFSSKGITPQNSLWYTFFMLVMQLPGYLLAAYLIEKIGRKKSTAFFFLGTGFSTLLMAAISTQTALLISSVIISIFCLGAWGMVYAYTPELYPTKMRGLGNGAAGVMARIAGIVAPYYTAFIMDKTNSITMVMIPMAALATVSAILAITLGRETKGLPVE, from the coding sequence ATGAACATCGACAAGGTGATTGAGAAATACGTTCCAGTCAGAAAACAAAGCCTCTTGCTCTTCTTTACTTCCCTCGAATGGATGATCGTTGCTGCCGGTGTTATGATCCTTTCTCTAACACTTCCGGGCATCCTCAGTGAACTTCCGGGTGCAATGCAAGTAAAGGGAACTATTGCGAGTTCCGTTTTCATCGGCATGCTAATAGGCGCTTTCTCTTCTGGACTTCTCAGCGATTTCTTTGGTAGGAAGTGGGCCAATCTCTCATACCTGATTCTCGCTGGTTTCTTTACCTATTTCACGGGAATGTCAAAGACCCCCGAGACTTTTATTCTCTTTAGATTGTTCTCAGGTATAGGTTACGGTGGATTGCTTCCCGTTGTAAATGCATATCTCACAGAATTCACTGCTATCCGGATACGCGGCAGGTTCTTAACACTCCTTGAATCAAGCTGGGCCATTGGCAGCATTTTAATGGGACTCTTCACAGTTCTCTCGCTTGATACTTTAGGCTGGCGGTGGTCGTACTACGGCTTATCGCTGATATCCATTCCATTACTGATAGTCGTTCTGGTACTGCCGGAAAGTCCAAAAATTGCTTATCTAAAAAAAGGTAAAAAAGGACTGGAAAAAGTTCTCGGGGTTAATATAGAGGAAGAAGTTGAAGTGACGAAACATGTTAAAATGCCAATTATAAGCCTCTTCAACCGAGACTACTTTTCTCAGACCATTATGGTATGGATCCTCTGGTTCAGTGTTAGCTTCGTATATTATGGACTTTTCATCTGGGCACCAAAGATTTTTAGTTCAAAAGGTATCACTCCACAGAATTCACTGTGGTACACCTTCTTTATGCTCGTAATGCAGCTACCTGGTTATCTGCTTGCGGCGTATCTCATTGAAAAGATCGGAAGGAAGAAAAGTACCGCTTTTTTCTTCCTCGGTACGGGTTTTTCCACTCTTCTTATGGCTGCTATAAGTACACAGACCGCCCTGCTGATTTCCAGCGTGATAATATCCATATTCTGTCTTGGAGCCTGGGGAATGGTGTATGCATATACGCCTGAGCTCTATCCGACGAAAATGAGGGGACTTGGGAACGGCGCTGCAGGTGTCATGGCGAGAATTGCAGGCATCGTAGCCCCATACTATACGGCATTCATTATGGATAAAACAAACTCAATAACCATGGTTATGATCCCCATGGCTGCGTTGGCGACCGTATCAGCCATTCTCGCGATCACCCTTGGCAGGGAGACGAAAGGATTACCTGTAGAATGA
- a CDS encoding M48 family metallopeptidase, which produces MAALFILLFIGVRVFNIVLKKLNLTYSTGPNSKIPDFLTDEIDDVEFQKFKKYNREKIQLSIVSDVIDTCITLLLLLVIYRKLESLVNITNNPIYNGLLFFAVVGAIEFVLSLPFSLYSNFSIEKRYGFNTMTVKLYIIDILKSLIMNIVIVGPLLAGALWIVYNIGNWWLPLAAGILLVQFLAGWIVPTLIMPLFNKFTPLENEELKEKLEAIAVRAGFKAKKIYVMDASKRSKHSNAFFTGIGKSKRIVLFDTLLDRCDIDEIEAIFAHEAGHYVNKDTLKNIFVSSLFLIMVTYLLWLLMNSQIIVNYFGVNEKYTVLLYSVVFIGALFSMGRGFLAAYGRRMEFKADRYASEIIGDPEKLAKALKKIYKANMSNLNPHPLYAFFNYSHPTLAERIKALQSLS; this is translated from the coding sequence ATGGCTGCCCTTTTTATTCTCCTTTTCATCGGAGTTAGAGTTTTCAACATCGTCTTAAAAAAACTGAACCTTACTTATTCTACAGGTCCCAACTCGAAGATTCCTGATTTTCTTACTGACGAAATCGATGATGTTGAGTTTCAGAAGTTCAAAAAATACAATCGTGAAAAGATACAGCTTTCGATCGTTTCCGATGTTATAGACACTTGTATCACCCTGTTGCTTCTTTTGGTGATTTACAGAAAACTCGAAAGCCTTGTTAACATAACAAACAATCCCATCTATAACGGTCTTCTCTTTTTTGCTGTGGTGGGTGCTATTGAGTTCGTTTTATCGTTACCATTTTCCCTTTATAGTAACTTCTCAATAGAAAAACGCTATGGGTTCAACACTATGACCGTTAAGCTATACATCATAGACATTCTAAAGTCTCTCATAATGAACATCGTCATAGTAGGCCCCCTGCTGGCAGGTGCGCTATGGATCGTTTACAACATCGGCAACTGGTGGCTTCCCCTTGCTGCAGGAATACTGTTGGTGCAGTTTCTTGCTGGTTGGATAGTGCCAACGTTGATCATGCCACTTTTTAACAAGTTTACGCCCCTTGAAAACGAAGAATTAAAGGAAAAACTCGAAGCCATCGCTGTTCGAGCCGGGTTCAAAGCGAAGAAGATATACGTTATGGATGCATCCAAGCGTTCAAAGCACTCCAATGCTTTTTTCACCGGGATAGGAAAAAGTAAGAGAATTGTGCTCTTCGACACGTTACTCGACCGCTGTGATATCGATGAAATAGAGGCGATTTTCGCCCACGAAGCAGGTCATTACGTCAATAAAGATACACTCAAGAACATCTTTGTGAGTTCACTGTTTCTAATCATGGTGACATATCTGCTATGGCTTCTGATGAATAGTCAGATAATAGTGAACTACTTCGGAGTAAATGAAAAATACACTGTACTCCTTTATAGTGTTGTTTTCATAGGCGCCCTTTTTTCCATGGGAAGGGGATTCCTCGCAGCTTATGGAAGGAGGATGGAGTTCAAGGCTGATAGATACGCCTCGGAGATCATCGGTGATCCGGAGAAGCTGGCGAAGGCCCTGAAGAAGATATACAAAGCCAATATGTCAAACCTGAACCCACATCCTCTTTATGCCTTTTTTAACTATTCACATCCCACACTTGCCGAAAGAATAAAAGCACTCCAGAGTCTAAGTTGA
- a CDS encoding DNA-3-methyladenine glycosylase family protein — protein MVSFELKTPRIFNLDITLDCGQTFRWVRSNGWWKGIVRDTALFLRQKNGTLEVIASSDRLLGEDIDTGLMHYLGFDDPLEDILMEIEKLSHDLPEPAKEISLKSIAEGKGLRILRQDPFEMTVEYIISTRNNIPTIRRTSDALSASFHENRILLNDEVFYSFPKLPQLKTLTLEQLKELKLAFRAQWLYELFQNLNEEEFFISLRDLPLDEKLEKLMEHKGIGFKVASCITLFGYAELNSFPVDIWIKRVMKDLFNVEGSTRKIMRFAMNRFYPYAGYYQELLFRYYRKRFGRGKRA, from the coding sequence ATGGTCAGCTTTGAGCTTAAAACGCCTCGGATTTTCAATCTCGATATCACCCTTGATTGCGGTCAGACTTTTCGCTGGGTGAGATCGAACGGGTGGTGGAAAGGCATCGTAAGAGATACAGCTCTTTTCCTTCGTCAAAAAAACGGGACTCTGGAGGTCATCGCTTCATCTGATAGGTTGTTGGGAGAGGATATAGACACTGGATTAATGCATTATCTGGGTTTTGATGACCCGCTGGAGGATATACTCATGGAAATTGAGAAATTGTCCCATGATTTACCAGAGCCAGCGAAAGAGATTTCCCTGAAGTCCATAGCAGAAGGGAAAGGGCTAAGGATCTTAAGACAGGATCCCTTTGAAATGACTGTGGAGTACATAATCTCGACTCGAAACAACATCCCAACGATAAGGAGGACGTCAGACGCCCTCTCTGCGTCTTTTCATGAGAATCGGATTCTACTCAATGATGAGGTGTTTTACAGCTTTCCAAAGCTGCCCCAGTTGAAAACTTTAACGTTAGAACAACTCAAAGAATTAAAGCTCGCCTTCCGTGCTCAATGGCTCTACGAGCTTTTCCAGAATCTCAATGAAGAAGAATTTTTCATATCCTTGAGAGACCTTCCGCTCGATGAGAAGCTCGAAAAGCTCATGGAACACAAAGGAATCGGTTTCAAAGTCGCCAGTTGTATAACGCTGTTCGGCTATGCTGAACTGAATTCATTTCCCGTCGATATCTGGATAAAAAGGGTCATGAAAGATCTCTTCAATGTGGAAGGAAGCACGAGGAAAATCATGAGGTTTGCAATGAACAGGTTCTATCCATATGCTGGCTATTACCAGGAACTTCTGTTCCGTTATTATAGAAAAAGATTCGGGAGAGGAAAAAGAGCATGA
- a CDS encoding epoxyqueuosine reductase QueH — protein MILLHVCCAPDELIALEHLEEEDIKEITVFFFNPNIFPYEEYTKRLREFYKISKRYPIDTIEGEYDGDFSSNFLSKFATEPEGGKRCYYCIRYRLAVTAQRAKALGYSAFSTTLLASPKKNVEMVHRVGREVEKALGVKYIPFDFRNGKNKERIRELMKDVYKQNYCGCVFALREQVIKKQERDERDRMLFREHFSQLEHLWQFRGKPLSFSELGEKDMSELKKIIEILKPSALVIDENTAEKFGLNKNWLKCGKYNCRIERR, from the coding sequence TTGATTCTGCTGCATGTCTGCTGTGCACCCGATGAATTGATCGCCTTGGAGCATCTCGAGGAAGAGGATATAAAAGAAATCACAGTGTTCTTTTTCAACCCAAATATTTTTCCATACGAAGAGTACACGAAAAGGCTCAGAGAATTCTACAAAATCAGCAAACGATATCCGATAGATACTATAGAAGGAGAATACGACGGTGATTTCTCATCGAATTTTCTCTCAAAGTTTGCCACAGAACCAGAAGGGGGTAAGCGTTGTTATTACTGTATCAGATACAGGCTGGCTGTAACAGCACAAAGAGCAAAGGCATTAGGGTACAGCGCTTTTTCAACCACTTTGCTGGCGAGTCCCAAGAAGAACGTTGAAATGGTTCACCGTGTCGGCCGCGAAGTAGAAAAGGCACTCGGGGTAAAATACATCCCCTTTGATTTCAGGAATGGAAAGAACAAGGAGAGAATCAGGGAATTAATGAAAGATGTATACAAACAGAACTATTGTGGCTGCGTATTTGCCTTGAGAGAGCAAGTCATAAAAAAGCAGGAACGCGATGAAAGAGATAGGATGTTGTTCAGAGAACACTTCAGCCAGCTGGAGCACCTATGGCAATTCAGGGGAAAACCCCTGAGTTTCTCCGAATTGGGCGAAAAGGATATGAGTGAGTTGAAAAAAATTATTGAAATACTTAAACCTTCTGCGCTCGTAATCGATGAAAATACAGCTGAAAAATTCGGACTCAATAAGAACTGGTTGAAGTGCGGAAAATACAACTGCAGAATCGAAAGGAGATAG
- a CDS encoding M42 family metallopeptidase, with translation MKELIKKLTEISSPSGREDAIREAIIEEIKNHVDGYRVDALGNLIAWKKGNSGKKLLFDAHMDEIGVVVTHIDDNGFLRVEMIGGVSPYILLGSRIRFETGVIGVVGVEGETGKEYSENIKNLAFDVLYVDIGVTSKEEAEKKAPIGTFGTYDATFLDHGKRLVSKAMDDRIACAILVQVAKELKDPKDDVYFVFSVQEEVGLVGASVAAFDIKPDMAIAVDITGGPDTPKAFKRMGFKLGGGPAIKIKDKASISSSQVVEKLTEVAKKHAIPYQYEILIFGGTNARGYQLTGAGIVAGTVSVPTRYVHTPHEMVDYDDVLNTVKLLKKLVEEGVA, from the coding sequence ATGAAAGAACTCATAAAAAAACTTACGGAGATCTCTTCACCAAGCGGCAGGGAAGATGCAATCAGAGAGGCTATCATCGAAGAGATAAAGAACCATGTCGATGGCTATAGAGTGGATGCCCTTGGTAATCTGATCGCCTGGAAAAAGGGAAATTCCGGGAAAAAGCTGCTCTTCGATGCCCACATGGACGAGATAGGTGTGGTCGTTACTCACATCGACGATAATGGCTTCCTCAGAGTAGAGATGATTGGTGGTGTCTCACCATACATACTCCTTGGCTCAAGAATAAGATTTGAAACTGGTGTTATCGGTGTTGTGGGTGTCGAAGGAGAAACGGGCAAGGAATATTCAGAAAACATAAAGAACCTCGCCTTTGATGTGCTCTATGTGGATATTGGTGTAACAAGCAAAGAAGAAGCTGAAAAGAAAGCCCCCATCGGAACCTTCGGAACTTACGACGCTACATTCCTGGATCATGGAAAGCGTCTTGTTTCAAAAGCAATGGACGATAGGATAGCCTGTGCTATCCTCGTTCAGGTGGCGAAAGAACTCAAAGATCCTAAAGATGATGTGTATTTCGTCTTCAGTGTCCAGGAAGAAGTAGGGCTTGTCGGTGCAAGCGTAGCAGCGTTTGATATCAAACCCGATATGGCAATAGCCGTCGATATTACAGGGGGACCAGACACACCAAAAGCCTTCAAGAGAATGGGCTTCAAACTCGGTGGGGGACCTGCAATTAAGATAAAGGACAAGGCTAGCATCAGTTCCTCTCAGGTCGTTGAAAAGTTAACAGAAGTGGCTAAAAAGCATGCTATCCCGTATCAGTACGAAATACTTATCTTTGGTGGAACCAATGCCCGGGGTTATCAGCTCACAGGAGCTGGCATAGTTGCGGGAACAGTCTCCGTTCCCACCAGATATGTACACACACCTCACGAAATGGTGGACTACGACGATGTGTTGAACACAGTAAAGCTTTTGAAGAAACTCGTCGAAGAAGGAGTAGCATGA
- a CDS encoding M42 family metallopeptidase encodes MKAAELLKELSNSFGPVGYEDETRELILERIKPHVDEVSIDNMGNLIALKKGNTGKKVAIFTHMDEIALVISRIDERGFARFEKLGGIDPKVLISQKVKIKCRDGVERRGVIGMLAPHLQDKGTRDKVPDFDKLFIDLSVNPDYEAVQVGDLAVIDFEAIELSGKVVGKALDDRACCGISILTAKELERFTSRPDVYFIFTSREEIGSFGAKVSAEAIQPDLGIALDVTHDDSEFEISIGKGPAISVGGPNIDKKFFKILENTAKKHNIPIQYEFAAGGTGTDADVVQISGIGIPTLLISLPQKYMHTPVEVVDTKDVENSVRLLSTFLSELEEGEKNEV; translated from the coding sequence TTGAAAGCTGCAGAGTTACTCAAAGAACTCTCGAACTCTTTCGGACCCGTGGGCTATGAAGACGAAACGCGCGAACTCATTCTCGAAAGAATCAAACCCCACGTTGACGAAGTTAGCATAGACAACATGGGTAACCTCATCGCCCTGAAAAAGGGTAATACCGGAAAGAAAGTCGCTATTTTTACACACATGGATGAGATCGCCCTGGTTATTTCCAGAATCGACGAACGCGGTTTTGCGAGGTTCGAGAAATTAGGAGGCATAGATCCTAAAGTTCTGATCTCACAGAAGGTCAAGATAAAGTGCCGCGATGGCGTTGAACGCCGGGGCGTGATCGGCATGCTTGCTCCCCATCTTCAGGATAAGGGAACACGCGATAAAGTCCCTGATTTTGACAAACTGTTCATAGACTTATCCGTGAATCCCGACTATGAAGCTGTGCAGGTTGGTGACCTTGCCGTCATCGACTTCGAAGCTATTGAACTAAGCGGTAAAGTAGTCGGTAAGGCCCTCGACGACAGGGCCTGCTGTGGTATATCCATACTCACAGCGAAAGAACTCGAACGTTTCACGAGCAGACCTGATGTGTATTTTATCTTCACTTCGCGCGAAGAAATAGGATCTTTTGGTGCGAAAGTCTCAGCGGAGGCTATTCAACCTGATCTCGGTATCGCCTTGGACGTGACCCACGATGACTCAGAGTTCGAGATAAGCATTGGAAAGGGACCCGCTATCTCCGTTGGAGGACCAAATATAGATAAAAAGTTTTTCAAAATACTTGAAAACACAGCTAAGAAGCACAACATTCCCATTCAGTACGAATTTGCCGCGGGAGGGACAGGAACTGACGCTGATGTAGTTCAGATATCGGGTATAGGCATACCGACATTGTTGATTTCCCTCCCTCAGAAATATATGCACACCCCCGTTGAGGTGGTCGATACAAAGGATGTCGAAAATAGCGTGAGACTCCTATCCACTTTCCTTTCTGAGCTGGAAGAAGGTGAAAAGAATGAAGTTTGA
- a CDS encoding M42 family metallopeptidase, which yields MKFELLKELTEIPGISGFEEKVADFIEEKIKDKVDKYWRDSVGNLMALKKGKNNNAKKLMLLAHMDEVGLMVSKINKDGSVGIVRVGGVDPRVLIGKKVLVGRDLLKGIIGFKAIHLQRDNSLLKAPSYKELSVYMGFSSKEEALKKVKVGDPVYFDTQYEEVGHYAIGKAFDDRSGCAILMEVLNSLENTSLEHDIYFAWVVQEEVGLRGSGVAAKQIVPDAALVFENTTAGDNPEIPENRWATRLGHGPALTFAHGGLVLDRKIYETIKATAESNNIPYQHKARIAGGTDAARLARTLSGIPSGVISTPSRYIHSPVSIIDTRDFSALIKLAKILVTEGKVLPE from the coding sequence ATGAAGTTTGAACTCTTGAAAGAGCTAACAGAGATACCCGGAATTTCCGGCTTTGAAGAAAAAGTAGCAGACTTTATCGAAGAGAAAATTAAGGACAAAGTCGATAAATACTGGCGCGATAGCGTTGGAAATCTTATGGCTCTGAAGAAAGGCAAGAATAACAACGCGAAAAAATTAATGCTCCTCGCCCATATGGATGAGGTAGGTCTGATGGTTAGTAAGATAAACAAAGACGGTTCGGTGGGCATCGTGCGTGTTGGTGGTGTCGATCCGAGGGTGCTCATTGGTAAGAAGGTGCTGGTCGGCAGAGACCTGCTCAAGGGTATCATCGGATTCAAAGCCATTCACCTCCAAAGGGATAATTCCCTCCTTAAAGCGCCTTCTTACAAAGAACTGAGCGTGTATATGGGCTTTTCTTCAAAGGAAGAGGCACTGAAGAAGGTGAAGGTAGGAGATCCGGTGTATTTTGACACACAGTATGAGGAAGTGGGACATTATGCAATAGGGAAGGCTTTCGATGACAGAAGCGGTTGCGCTATTCTTATGGAAGTGCTCAACTCCCTGGAAAATACTTCTCTCGAACACGATATCTATTTTGCCTGGGTGGTACAGGAAGAAGTTGGACTCAGGGGAAGCGGTGTTGCTGCAAAGCAGATAGTTCCTGACGCCGCATTAGTGTTCGAGAACACCACAGCAGGAGATAACCCGGAGATACCAGAAAACCGCTGGGCGACGAGGCTTGGCCATGGTCCAGCGCTTACTTTTGCTCACGGTGGTCTCGTACTGGACAGGAAAATCTACGAAACAATCAAAGCTACCGCGGAAAGCAATAATATCCCATACCAGCACAAAGCCAGGATTGCTGGAGGAACAGATGCGGCGAGACTGGCCAGGACTCTCAGTGGAATACCATCGGGCGTGATTTCCACGCCCTCACGATATATCCATTCGCCCGTTTCTATAATTGACACCAGAGACTTCTCGGCGCTTATTAAACTTGCAAAGATACTTGTGACTGAAGGGAAGGTGTTACCAGAATGA
- the minC gene encoding septum site-determining protein MinC has product MPIDFRMTKRGLILLIEAYTSVEALKQEIMAKFSEAKDFFSEGDEISLMLTQETSKPDDIVNIVSLLNNMGVKVKDILVGSLEKADVKIGQKYNLVREKVTEVRGALVVKRNLRSGQIVVHNYDVIVMGNVHTGAEIIAGGSIVVFGSAKGILRAGYSVGNEAVIAAIELSPSLLQIGGTISQDYERLSQPAVAHIRTGRVVVESFDNLKFETKGGTL; this is encoded by the coding sequence TTGCCTATAGATTTCCGCATGACGAAGAGAGGGTTGATCTTGCTAATAGAAGCCTATACCAGTGTCGAAGCCCTCAAACAGGAAATAATGGCGAAATTCTCTGAAGCAAAAGACTTTTTTTCAGAAGGAGACGAGATATCTCTTATGCTGACCCAGGAAACCAGCAAACCCGACGATATCGTCAATATTGTGTCCCTCTTAAACAACATGGGAGTAAAGGTGAAGGATATACTGGTCGGCAGTTTAGAGAAAGCCGATGTCAAGATCGGTCAGAAATACAATCTCGTCAGGGAGAAGGTAACGGAAGTTAGGGGTGCGCTTGTGGTCAAACGCAATCTCCGCTCCGGTCAGATCGTAGTCCATAACTATGATGTAATTGTTATGGGAAATGTCCACACCGGCGCCGAAATCATCGCTGGCGGAAGTATAGTTGTATTTGGCTCCGCAAAGGGAATTTTGAGAGCTGGTTATTCTGTGGGGAATGAGGCAGTTATCGCTGCGATAGAACTCTCCCCCTCGCTGTTACAGATAGGCGGGACTATTTCTCAAGACTATGAAAGACTCTCCCAACCAGCAGTTGCTCATATTAGGACCGGAAGGGTCGTTGTGGAGAGCTTCGATAACCTCAAATTTGAAACTAAGGGGGGAACGCTTTGA
- a CDS encoding ComEA family DNA-binding protein — MKKLKRLSAKEAQILGAFLFVLIMALVAVLSPENSVESTAGEKLPGMEAKERFPIDINIADIQTLELLPDIGSTKAKSIVAYRETHGGFTSLEDLLNVKGIGPATLEKIKEFISVNQPKQEQTQDTINKLDLNKASLEELIALPGIGDSKAKSIIEYRENRGGFDSIEQLKEVKGIGEKIFAGLKDFITVKTRSGKMRTPATSGPEKLNVNLADIEELQKLPGIGPVLAERIVSYREERGPFKDPLELRNVKGIGDKTLEKIREMIDF, encoded by the coding sequence ATGAAGAAATTGAAGAGACTTTCGGCGAAAGAAGCTCAAATTCTTGGAGCATTTCTTTTTGTCCTAATCATGGCCCTTGTGGCTGTTCTGAGTCCTGAAAATTCTGTAGAAAGTACCGCAGGAGAAAAGCTACCGGGAATGGAAGCGAAGGAAAGATTTCCGATAGACATTAATATTGCTGATATCCAGACGTTGGAGCTGCTGCCTGATATAGGATCCACCAAAGCGAAGAGTATCGTCGCATACCGGGAAACTCACGGCGGATTCACAAGTCTGGAAGACCTGTTAAATGTTAAAGGCATTGGTCCTGCAACCCTTGAAAAAATCAAAGAGTTCATTTCGGTGAATCAGCCAAAACAGGAGCAAACTCAAGACACCATCAACAAGCTGGATTTGAATAAGGCTTCGCTGGAAGAGCTCATTGCATTACCGGGTATAGGCGATAGCAAAGCGAAAAGTATTATTGAATATCGAGAGAACCGTGGTGGATTTGATAGCATTGAACAACTAAAGGAAGTAAAAGGCATAGGTGAAAAAATCTTCGCCGGGCTCAAGGACTTTATAACAGTTAAAACTCGCTCAGGAAAAATGAGAACTCCAGCAACATCAGGCCCTGAAAAGCTGAATGTTAATCTCGCGGATATTGAAGAACTCCAAAAATTGCCCGGTATAGGTCCTGTGCTCGCAGAAAGGATTGTCAGTTACAGGGAGGAACGTGGTCCTTTCAAAGATCCGCTTGAACTAAGGAATGTAAAAGGAATAGGTGATAAAACTCTCGAAAAGATCAGGGAGATGATTGACTTTTGA